One part of the Vicia villosa cultivar HV-30 ecotype Madison, WI linkage group LG6, Vvil1.0, whole genome shotgun sequence genome encodes these proteins:
- the LOC131609328 gene encoding probable glutathione S-transferase, translating to MATKQEEVKLFGVVGSGFVHGVQIALKLKGIEYQFVEEDLANKSDLLLKYNPVYKKVPVFVHNEKPISESNVILEYIDETWKQNPILPSDPYEKALVRFWSKFIQDKIVASFSRAVRAFNDEKEREKNLAETSEALKILENELKDKFFGGEEIGFVDIAAVFVAFTIPLIQEVAGFELFSAEKFPKLYNWGKEFLNHSIVKEIVPAREPTLVYFKARYELLVSASK from the exons ATGGCTACAAAACAGGAAGAGGTGAAACTTTTTGGAGTTGTAGGAAGTGGATTTGTACATGGTGTTCAGATTGCTCTAAAACTGAAAGGTATTGAATACCAATTTGTGGAAGAAGATTTGGCCAACAAAAGTGATCTTCTTCTCAAATACAACCCAGTTTATAAGAAGGTTCCAGTTTTTGTTCATAATGAGAAGCCTATATCAGAATCTAATGTGATTCTTGAATACATTGACGAAACTTGGAAGCAAAATCCAATTTTACCCTCTGATCCTTACGAAAAAGCCTTGGTTCGATTTTGGTCCAAGTTCATCCAGGACAAG ATTGTGGCGTCTTTTTCTAGAGCTGTTCGTGCTTTTAACGACGAGAAAGAGCGTGAGAAGAATCTTGCAGAAACATCTGAGGCTCTTAAGATTCTTGAGAATGAGTTGAAGGACAAGTTCTTTGGGGGAGAAGAGATTGGTTTTGTGGATATTGCTGCTGTGTTTGTAGCTTTCACGATCCCTTTGATTCAAGAGGTAGCAGGATTTGAATTGTTCAGTGCTGAAAAGTTTCCAAAGCTTTACAATTGGGGAAAAGAATTTCTCAACCATTCAATTGTGAAGGAAATTGTGCCTGCAAGAGAACCAACTTTGGTCTATTTCAAAGCTAGATATGAGCTTCTTGTTTCTGCTTCAAAATAG